CAAGGGTAGAGCCCTATGGAGTCTTTGTGGAGATACTGCCCGGCAAGGTGGGACTTCTGCACGTGAGCAAGATGGAGGGTTATATTAAAGACGTGAGGGCCCGTTTCAGCGTGGGGGATGAGCTTCTGGTGAAGGTGCTCGAGGTGGACGAACAGGGAAGGGCGAAGCTAACCAACATGGGCATAAGGGAGCCGGCGTAGCTCAGAGGCAGAGCGAGGCACTCGTAATGCCTAGGCCGTGGGTTCAAATCCCACCGCCGGCTTGGAGAAGACCATGAAGATAAAGGTCAAGAGGCTTCCACACTCAGAGGGACTCCCACTGCCCTTTTATGCCACAGAGCATGCCTCTGGCATGGACCTGCTGGCTGCAGTCTATGAGCCCCTAGTTCTAAGGCCCCTGCAGAGGGTCCTCGTGCCCACAGGCATCGTAATTGAGCTGCCACAGGGCTACGAAGCTCAGATAAGACCGAGAAGTGGCCTCGCCATAAGACACGGCATAACCCTTCTCAATACCCCAGGTACCATAGATGCGGACTACAGAGGGGAGATAAAGGTGATTCTCATAAACCTCGGGGAAGAGGGCTTTACCATAAACAGAGGGGACAGAATAGCGCAGATGGTCATATGTCCTGTGGTAAAGGTGGAGCTGGAGGAGGTGGAGGAACTCAGCGATACACATAGGTCTGATGGAGGCTTTGGCTCAACGGGATATAATATATAGGCCATGGACCTTCATACCATATTCCTCTATCTTGCCATAATACTGTTTCTCGCCAGAATAATAGGAGACACCTTTGGAAGGCTCGGGCTTCCCCCGGTTCTGGGGGAGATACTGGTGGGTGTTATCCTCGGAAAGAGTGCCCTGGGGCTTATTGAGCCCAGTGAGGTTATAAGACTTCTTGCAGAGATAGGGGTAATACTTCTTCTTTTTCACATCGGCCTTGAGGCAGACATAAACCAGCTGAAAAAGGTTGGTATTTCAGCCTTTGTGGTGGCTACTGTGGGGGCTTTTACGCCCATGGCGCTTGGAACACTCCTGAGCTACTACGCGCTTAACCTGCCCCTTACCGTTTCCCTCTTTATAGGCGGAACGCTGACCGCCACCAGCATAGGCATAACGGTAAGGGTGCTCGATGACCTCGGGAAGATGAAGGAGAGGTTTGCCCAGATTGTTCTGGGTGCGGCGGTGCTTGATGACATCTTTGGGGTTATAGTGCTTGCAGGGCTGTATGAATTTTCAAGGGAGGGCGTGGTTCACTTTGATGCCCTTACCATGCTCATTTTGTATATTGCCACCTTCTTCATCTTCTCGCCCATACTTGCCCAGATTCTTGCAAGGATAATAGCCATGCTATCAAGAAAGCTAAGAACGGAGGACTTCATACCACCTACAGTGGTTGCCACCATATTCCTCTTTGCCTTTCTTGCTCATGAGGTGGGCTCTCCGGAAATACTGGGTGCCTTTACCGCAGGACTTGCCCTCTCAAGACGTTTTGCCCTACCCTTTGCCCTCTTTTTGAGAACTGATGAAAGGCTCGCCCACAAGGTGGAGCATACCATAATGCCCCTTGTATGGGTCCTCACGCCCATATTCTTCGTGTATGTGGGTCTTCAGCTCAACCTCAAGGCGATAGACTTTTCCTCAGCAAAGTTCTGGACGCTATCGGCGCTAATACTGCTTGTGGCAATCGTGGGTAAGGTCATCTCTGGCTTTTTTGTCAGCGGCACCATGAGGGAGAAGCTCCTTGTTGGCTTTTCCATGCTGCCCAGGGGCGAGGT
This window of the Aquificaceae bacterium genome carries:
- the dut gene encoding dUTP diphosphatase; amino-acid sequence: MKIKVKRLPHSEGLPLPFYATEHASGMDLLAAVYEPLVLRPLQRVLVPTGIVIELPQGYEAQIRPRSGLAIRHGITLLNTPGTIDADYRGEIKVILINLGEEGFTINRGDRIAQMVICPVVKVELEEVEELSDTHRSDGGFGSTGYNI
- a CDS encoding cation:proton antiporter, yielding MDLHTIFLYLAIILFLARIIGDTFGRLGLPPVLGEILVGVILGKSALGLIEPSEVIRLLAEIGVILLLFHIGLEADINQLKKVGISAFVVATVGAFTPMALGTLLSYYALNLPLTVSLFIGGTLTATSIGITVRVLDDLGKMKERFAQIVLGAAVLDDIFGVIVLAGLYEFSREGVVHFDALTMLILYIATFFIFSPILAQILARIIAMLSRKLRTEDFIPPTVVATIFLFAFLAHEVGSPEILGAFTAGLALSRRFALPFALFLRTDERLAHKVEHTIMPLVWVLTPIFFVYVGLQLNLKAIDFSSAKFWTLSALILLVAIVGKVISGFFVSGTMREKLLVGFSMLPRGEVGLIFAEFGRQSKLYDDTLYAVVIFVVAVTTLMAPIVLKYLARE